The proteins below are encoded in one region of Grus americana isolate bGruAme1 chromosome 25, bGruAme1.mat, whole genome shotgun sequence:
- the CELSR2 gene encoding cadherin EGF LAG seven-pass G-type receptor 2 isoform X3, with protein MGAPPARGAALLLLLLPPLLLLLLLPLPAPGQPRRPPPGPATGTGTCPPNALLPLLRPRGGTGDSGSSGGTGDSGGAGPCSSTGVSSGTGDSGGDGPSPATGGSGNGSGAGTAPGAGASRGGSGGVGCSRGIGGSGDTRGSGSPMGAQGHRGTGSTGDTGGAGDTRSTGDVMSTRDAGDTGGTQVPRNIRDTGHAGETGKVPRNSRSTRKVPRDTRDTGCNGDTGKVPGDISSTGEMMGTGDVEDTLTAGATRSPRSHSGSRHRRSPNTAPQFQPSSYQASVGENQPAGTLVTRVTAVDPDEGEAGRLHYTMAALFDSRSDALFTMDPVTGAVTTTATLDRESKSTHVFRVTAADHGTPRRSSMATLTVTVSDTNDHDPAFEQPEYRESVRENLEVGYEVLTVRATDGDAGPNANVLYRLLNAGGTNEVFEIDPRSGVIRTRGLVDREAVEAFELLVEAMDQGQEPGPRSATATVRIAVEDDNDNAPQFSEKRYVAQVPEDVVPNSAVLRVTATDCDKGSNALVHYSIVSGNTRGHFYIDAQTGVLDVVSPLDYEVSKEFTLRIRAQDGGRPPLSNISGLVTVQVLDVNDNAPIFVSTPFQATVLENVPVGYSVIHVQAIDADSGDNGRLVYTLLETSASFPFAINNSTGWIMVASELDREAVDFYSFGVEAQDQGNPPMASSASISVTVLDVNDNSPEFTQREYSARLNEDAAVGTSVLTVSAIDRDANSVITYQISSGNTRNRFSITSQSGGGLISLALPLDYKLERQYLLTIAASDGTRQDTAQVVINVTDANTHRPVFQSSHYTVNVNEDRPVGTTVVVISATDEDTGENARITYLMEDSIPQFRIAAETGAVTTQMELDYEDQVSYTLAITARDNGIPQKSDTTYLEILVSDVNDNAPQFLRDSYQGSVYEDVPTFTSVLQVSATDRDSGLNGRVFYTFQGGDDGDGDFIIESTSGIVRTLRRLDRENVPLYSLRAFAVDKGVPAKRTLVEIQVTVLDINDNPPVFERDEFDIFVEENSPIGLVVARITATDPDEGTNAQIMYQIVEGNIPEVFQLDIFSGELTALADLDYESKAEYIMVVQATSAPLVSRATVHVRLRDANDNSPQLKNFEILFNNYITNRSGSFPGGVIGRIPAHDPDVSDSLTYAFEQGNELNLVLLDPHSGDLRLSPALDNNRPLEAVMRVSVSDGVHSATAQCTLRVTVITDEMLSNSITLRLADMSQERFLSPLLSRFLEGVAAVLATPRHRVILFNIQTDTDVGTALILNVSLSVLLPASGHSARFFSSEELQERLYLNRSLLAAISAQRVLPFDDNICLREPCENYMRCVSVLQFDSSAPFLASDTILFRPIHPVTGLRCRCPPGFTGDYCETEIDLCYSSPCGSNGRCRSREGGYTCECHEDFTGERCELSARGGRCTPGVCRNGGTCLNLLVGGFRCQCPPGHYEKPFCTMSTRSFPPRSFLTFRGLRQRFHFTLALTFATKERDGLLLYNGRFNEKHDFVALEIVGEQVQLTFSAGETTTTVSPFVPGGVSDGQWHRVQLHYYNKPVLGRSGLPQGPSEQKVAVVTVDDCDTGMALRFGPVLGNYSCAAQGTQSGSKKSLDLTGPLLLGGVPTLPESFPIRSRQFVGCMRHLHIDQRPVDMAAFIANNGTLPGCPAKKTLCDASTCRNGGTCVHEWDSFSCRCPLGFGGKTCQEEMASPQRFLGSSRVSWSGLALPITLPWHLGLMFRTRHPHGLLLRASAGPRATLTIQLSEGQAEADVWQGGSRLAWLRLPHAKVNDGDWHHLQLELRGAPGRTPTTTLLLLLALDYGRHQAVADVAGELQGLWLRTLSVGGLAGDGGTVEQGFRGCLQGVHVGETAASAVALSVAQAAQVNVEGGCALPDPCDSGPCPPHSYCSDDWDSFSCRCHPGYFGDSCVSACALNPCQSPATCTRKPGSVHGYTCECPQGHFGPYCEHKEAQPCPRGWWGHPTCGPCSCDVTKGFDPDCNKTTGECRCKENHYRPAGSDSCLLCDCYPTGSLSRLCDAASGQCPCKAGVIGRHCDRCDNPFAEVTASGCEVNYDSCPRAIEASIWWPRTRFGLPAAAPCPKGSIGTAVRHCDEHKGWLPPNLFNCSSLAFAALWGWAERLARNESALDPAQSRRVALQLHDATRRTAAYFGSDLRLAYRLASRLLQHESAQRGFRLAATQDVHFTENLLRVGSALLDASNKRHWELIQQTEGGTAWLLKHFEDYASALAQNMPQTYLSPFTIITPNIVVSVVRLDKGSFAGTRLPRYEALRGEKSPDLETTVILPDSVFRPPEGRHPSAGHGQPPQGTGGQEEEEEDEEAAEEDQEDEDEEEEVTLVTRRKRHPALGEGQAIASVIIYRTLAGLLPEQYDTDKRSLRVPKRPIINTPVVSISVHAGGARAPRALAKPITLQFRLLETQERSKPICVFWNHSLHSLLAGGAGGWSARGCEVVFRNRSHVSCQCHHLTSFAVLMDISRRENGEILPLAALTYASLGVGLAGLLLAVLALGGLRGLRSNRHSIRRHGATALLLAQLVFLLGINQADLPLACTVVAILLQFLYMSAVGWALLEGLHLYRRRSEPRHVDRGPMRFYHVLGWGLPAFITGLAVGLDPEGYGNPDFCWLSIHDSLVWSLAGPIACAVAVSICFLVLAARATCATPQGFEKKGTASGLQTAVVVLALPSLAWLLALLSVNSDALLFHYLFAVSNCLQGPLIFLFCVVLSKEVRRSLRLSCTRRRGPDPALATKSTLTPAYGCDSTYVAGRLYPAPTSGSTGSLHSTARSGKSHHSYIPFVRREDSGLAGSPGPRALAEPGGLYLDAQDQPEEHDTDSDSDLSLEDDQSGSYGSTHSSESEDEAPPASWDTLPGPALPSPGILKKKCLPPISERGSTQRLGPPPPPPAGTAASSGSEGSRVGGTAAPRPRQTLQEQLSGVTPIAMSIKAGTVDEDSSGSEFLFFNFLH; from the exons ATGGGCGCTCCGCCCGCCCGCGGGGCCgcgctcctgctgctgctgctgccgccgctgctgctgctcctgctgctgccgctgcccgccccgggccagccccgccggccgcccccggGACCCgccaccggcaccggcacctgCCCACCCAACGCGCTCCTGCCGCTGctccggccccgcggcggcACCGGGGACAGCGGCAGCTCCGGCGGCACCGGGGACAGCGGCGGAGCGGGGCCCTGCTCGAGCACCGGCGTTTCCAGCGGCACCGGGGACAGCGGCGGCGACGGGCCCTCACCGGCCACGGGCGGCTCCGGGAATGGCAGCGGCGCTGGGACCGCACCGGGCGCCGGCGCTTCCCGCGGGGGCAGCGGTGGCGTCGGGTGTTCCCGAGGCATCGGCGGCTCCGGGGACACCAGAGGCAGCGGGAGCCCCATGGGTGCCCAAGGCCACAGAGGCACCGGGAGCACGGGGGACACTGGAGGCGCCGGGGACACCAGGAGCACCGGGGATGTGATGAGCACCAGGGatgctggggacactgggggcaCTCAGGTCCCCAGGAACATCAGGGATACTGGACACGCTGGGGAGACTGGGAAAGTCCCCAGGAACAGCAGGAGCACCAGGAAAGTCCCCAGAGACACCAGGGATACTGGATGTAATGGAGACACTGGGAAAGTCCCCGGGGACATCAGTAGCACTGGGGAGATGATGGGCACTGGGGACGTTGAGGACACCCTGACCGCGGGGGCCAccaggagccccaggagccacaGCGGCTCCCGCCATCGCCGCAGCCCCAACACGGCGCCACAGTTCCAGCCCTCCAGCTACCAGGCCTCAGTGGGGGAGAACCAGCCGGCGGGGACACTGGTGACACGGGTGACAGCAGTGGACCCCGATGAGGGGGAGGCAGGCCGGCTGCACTACACCATGGCCGCCCTCTTTGACAGCCGCTCCGATGCCCTCTTCACCATGGACCCTGTCACCGGTGCCGTCACCACCACCGCCACCCTGGACCGTGAGAGCAAGAGCACCCACGTCTTCCGGGTGACAGCAGCAGACCACGGGACGCCCCGGCGCAGCTCCATGGCCACGTTGACGGTGACAGTGAGCGACACCAATGACCATGACCCAGCCTTCGAGCAGCCTGAGTACCGGGAGAGCGTGCGGGAGAACCTGGAGGTGGGCTACGAGGTGCTGACGGTGCGGGCCACTGACGGTGACGCCGGTCCCAACGCCAATGTCCTCTACCGACTCCTCAATGCTGGCGGCACCAACGAGGTCTTTGAGATCGATCCCCGCTCGGGCGTCATCCGCACCCGCGGCCTTGTGGACCGTGAGGCAGTGGAGGCCTTCGAGCTGCTGGTGGAGGCCATGGATCAGGGCCAGGAGCCAGGACCTCGCAGCGCCACGGCCACCGTCCGCATTGCCGTGGAGGACGACAACGACAATGCACCGCAGTTCAGTGAGAAGCGTTACGTGGCACAGGTCCCCGAGGATGTGGTGCCCAACTCGGCTGTGCTGCGGGTGACGGCCACCGACTGCGACAAGGGCAGCAATGCCCTGGTGCACTACAGCATCGTCAGCGGTAACACCCGTGGCCACTTCTACATTGATGCTCAGACGGGCGTGCTGGACGTGGTCAGCCCCTTGGACTACGAGGTCAGCAAGGAGTTCACCCTACGGATCCGGGCACAGGACGGCGGCCGCCCACCCCTCTCCAACATCAGTGGTTTGGTCACCGTCCAGGTGTTGGATGTCAACGATAACGCCCCCATCTTCGTCAGCACGCCCTTCCAGGCCACCGTGCTGGAGAACGTGCCAGTGGGTTACTCCGTCATCCACGTTCAAGCCATCGATGCCGATTCGGGTGACAACGGCCGGCTGGTCTACACCCTCCTGGAGACCAGCGCCAGTTTCCCCTTTGCCATAAACAACAGCACCGGGTGGATCATGGTGGCTTCTGAGCTGGACCGAGAGGCGGTGGACTTCTACAGCTTTGGGGTGGAGGCGCAGGACCAGGGTAACCCCCCCATGGCCTCCTCTGCCAGCATCAGCGTCACCGTCCTGGATGTCAACGACAACAGCCCTGAGTTCACGCAACGGGAGTACAGTGCCCGCCTGAACGAGGACGCAGCAGTGGGCACCAGTGTCCTCACCGTCTCTGCCATTGACCGCGATGCCAACAGTGTCATCACCTACCAAATCTCCAGCGGCAACACCCGCAACCGCTTCTCCATCACCAGCCAGAGCGGCGGTGGGCTCATCTCCCTTGCCTTGCCCCTGGACTACAAGCTGGAGCGGCAGTACCTCCTCACCATTGCTGCCTCCGACGGCACCCGCCAGGACACAGCCCAGGTGGTCATCAACGTCACCGACGCCAACACCCACCGACCTGTCTTCCAGAGCTCCCACTACACTGTCAATGTTAACGAGGACCGGCCGGTGGGCACCACGGTGGTGGTCATCAGTGCCACAGATGAGGACACAGGGGAGAACGCCCGCATCACCTACCTGATGGAGGACAGCATCCCCCAGTTCCGCATTGCTGCTGAGACGGGGGCCGTCACCACCCAGATGGAGCTGGACTACGAGGACCAGGTGTCCTACACCCTGGCCATCACGGCACGTGACAACGGCATCCCGCAGAAGTCCGACACCACCTACCTGGAGATCCTGGTGAGCGACGTCAATGACAACGCGCCCCAGTTCCTCCGTGACTCCTACCAGGGCTCCGTCTACGAGGACGTGCCCACCTTCACCAGCGTCCTCCAGGTCTCTGCCACTGACCGCGACTCGGGGCTCAACGGCAGGGTCTTCTACACTTTCCAAGGGGGTGACGATGGCGACGGTGACTTCATCATCGAGTCCACCTCAGGCATCGTCCGCACCTTGCGCCGCCTCGACCGGGAGAATGTGCCACTCTACTCCCTGCGGGCATTTGCTGTCGACAAGGGGGTCCCGGCCAAGCGGACACTGGTGGAGATCCAAGTGACGGTGCTGGACATCAATGACAACCCTCCTGTCTTCGAGCGGGATGAGTTCGATATCTTTGTGGAGGAGAACAGTCCCATTGGGCTGGTGGTGGCCCGGATCACGGCCACCGACCCTGATGAGGGCACCAATGCCCAAATCATGTACCAGATCGTGGAGGGCAACATCCCTGAGGTCTTCCAGTTGGATATCTTCTCTGGCGAGCTCACCGCCTTGGCCGACCTGGACTACGAGTCCAAGGCAGAGTACATCATGGTGGTCCAAGCCACCTCAGCCCCCCTGGTCAGCCGGGCCACCGTCCACGTCCGCCTTCGCGACGCCAATGACAACAGTCCCCAACTCAAGAACTTTGAGATCCTCTTCAACAACTACATCACCAACCGTTCGGGCAGTTTCCCTGGGGGGGTCATCGGTCGCATCCCAGCTCACGACCCTGACGTCTCCGACAGCCTCACCTATGCCTTTGAGCAGGGGAACGAGCTCAacctggtgctgctggacccCCACAGTGGGGACCTGCGCCTCAGCCCCGCCCTGGACAACAACCGCCCACTGGAGGCCGTCATGAGGGTCTCTGTCTCAG ACGGGGTCCACAGCGCGACGGCCCAGTGCACGCTGCGGGTGACGGTGATCACGGACGAGATGCTGAGCAACAGCATCACCCTGCGCTTGGCTGACATGTCCCAGGAGCGATTTCTCTCCCCCTTGCTCAGCCGCTTTCTGGAGGGGGTGGCAGCCGTCCTGGCCACCCCCCGCCACCGCGTCATCCTCTTCAACATCCAAACAGACACCGACGTGGGGACTGCCCTTATTCTCAACGTCAGCCTCTCGGTGCTGCTGCCCGCCTCAGGACACAGTGCCCGCTTCTTCTCCTccgaggagctgcaggagcggCTCTACCTCAACCGCTCGCTGCTGGCCGCCATCTCGGCCCAGCGGGTCCTGCCCTTCGACGACAACATCTGCCTGCGTGAGCCCTGCGAGAACTACATGCGCTGTGTCTCTGTCCTCCAATTCGACAGCTCGGCTCCCTTCCTCGCTTCTGACACCATTCTCTTCCGTCCCATCCATCCCGTCACCGGCCTGCGCTGCCGCTGCCCGCCCGGCTTCACTGGTGACTACTGCGAGACGGAGATTGACCTCTGTTACTCCAGCCCCTGCGGCAGCAACGGGCGGTGCCGAAGCCGTGAGGGCGGCTACACCTGCGAGTGCCACGAGGATTTCACCG GGGAGCGCTGCGAGCTGAGCGCCCGGGGGGGCCGCTGCACTCCGGGGGTCTGCCGCAATGGGGGCACCTGCCTCAACCTGCTGGTGGGGGGATTCCGCTGCCAGTGCCCCCCCGGGCACTACGAGAAGCCCTTCTGCACCATGAGCACCCGCAGCTTCCCCCCGCGCTCCTTCCTCACCTTCCGCGGCCTCCGCCAGCGCTTCCACTTCACCCTTGCCCTGAC GTTTGCCACCAAGGAGCGGGACGGGCTCCTGCTCTACAACGGGCGCTTCAACGAGAAGCACGACTTCGTGGCGCTGGAGATCGTGGGCGAGCAGGTCCAGCTCACCTTCTCAGCAG GTGAGACCACCACCACAGTGTCACCCTTTGTGCCGGGTGGTGTCAGTGACGGGCAGTGGCACCGGGTCCAGCTGCACTACTACAACAAG CCGGTGCTGGGGCGGTCGGGGCTGCCCCAGGGCCCCTCAGAGCAGAAGGTGGCCGTGGTGACAGTGGACGACTGCGACACCGGCATGGCCCTCCGGTTCGGCCCTGTCCTGGGCAACTACTCCTGCGCCGCCCAGGGCACCCAGTCTGGCAGCAAGAA GTCACTGGATCTGACGGGGCCGCTGCTGCTGGGCGGTGTGCCCACCCTGCCCGAGAGCTTCCCCATCCGCAGCCGGCAGTTCGTGGGGTGCATGCGGCACCTCCACATCGACCAGCGCCCCGTCGACATGGCTGCCTTCATCGCCAACAACGGCACCCTTCCcg GCTGCCCTGCCAAGAAGACGCTGTGTGACGCCAGCACATGTCGCAACGGTGGCACCTGCGTGCACGAGTGGGACAGCTTTAGCTGCCGCTGCCCGCTGGGCTTCGGGGGCAAGACCTGCCAGGAAG AGATGGCGAGCCCACAGCGGTTCCTGGGCAGCAGCCGGGTGTCCTGGAGTGGGCTGGCGCTGCCCATCACCCTGCCCTGGCACCTGGGGCTGATGTTCCGCACCCGCCACCCCCAcgggctgctgctgcgggcCAGCGCCGGCCCCCGCGCCACCCTCACCATCCAG CTGAGCGAGGGGCAGGCGGAGGCAGATGTCTGGCAGGGGGGCTCCCGCCTGGCCTGGCTGCGGCTGCCCCACGCCAAGGTCAACGACGGCGACTGGCATCACCTCCAGCTGGAGCTGCGGGGGGCACCCGGCCgcacccccaccaccaccctcctcctcctcctcgccctcGACTATGGCCGCCATCAG GCGGTGGCCGACGTGGccggggagctgcaggggcTGTGGCTGCGGACGCTGAGTGTGGGGGGGCTGGCGGGTGACGGCGGCACCGTGGAGCAGGGCTTCCGTGGCTGCCTGCAG GGCGTGCACGTGGGTGAAACAGCGGCCAGCGCGGTGGCACTGAGCGTGGCGCAGGCGGCGCAAGTGAACGTGGAGGGAGGCTGCGCCCTGCCCGACCCCTGCGACTCGGGGCCCTGCCCCCCCCACAGCTACTGCAGTGACGACTGGGACAGCTTCTCCTGCCGCTGCCACCCCG GCTACTTTGGTGACAGCTGTGTCAGCGCTTGTGCCCTCAATCCCTGCCAGTCCCCGGCCACCTGCACCCGCAAGCCAGGCTCGGTGCATGGTTACACGTGTGAGTGTCCCCAAGGTCACTTCGGTCCCTACTGTGAGCACAA GGAAGCCCAGCCGTGCCCACGGGGGTGGTGGGGCCACCCCACCTGTGGCCCCTGCAGCTGCGACGTCACCAAGGGCTTCGACCCCGACTGCAACAAGACAACGGGCGAGTGTCGCTGCAAG gagaACCACTACCGGCCAGCGGGCAGCGACTCCTGCCTGCTTTGCGACTGCTACCCCACCGGGTCCCTCTCCCGCCTCTGCGATGCCGCCAGTGGGCAGTGTCCCTGCAAGGCCGGCGTCATCGGGCGCCACTGCGACCGCTGCGACAACCCCTTCGCTGAGGTGACGGCCAGCGGCTGTGAAG TCAACTACGACAGCTGTCCCCGTGCCATTGAGGCCAGCATTTGGTGGCCCCGCACCCGTTTCGGgctgcccgctgctgccccCTGCCCCAAGGGCTCCATCG GCACCGCAGTCCGGCACTGTGACGAGCACAAGGGCTGGCTGCCCCCCAACCTCTTCAACTGCAGCTCCCTGGCCTTCGCCGCCCTCTGGGGCTGG GCGGAGCGGTTGGCGCGGAATGAGTCGGCGCTGGATCCGGCGCAGTCGCGGCGCGTGGCCCTGCAACTGCACGATGCCACCCGTCGGACCGCAGCCTATTTCGGCAGCGACCTGCGCCTGGCCTACCGCCTGGCCAGCCGCCTGCTCCAGCACGAGAGCGCCCAGCGCGGCTTCCGCCTGGCCGCCACCCAGGACGTCCACTTCACCGAG AACCTGCTGCGGGTGGGCAGCGCGCTGCTGGACGCCAGCAACAAGCGGCACTGGGAGCTGATCCAGCAGACGGAGGGGGGCACGGCCTGGCTGCTGAAGCACTTCGAGGACTACGCCAGCGCCCTGGCACAGAACATGCCCCAGACCTACCTCAGCCCCTTCACCATCATCACGCCCAACATTG TGGTGTCAGTGGTGCGGCTGGACAAGGGCAGCTTTGCGGGCACGCGGCTGCCGCGCTACGAGGCACTGCGGGGGGAGAAGTCCCCCGACCTGGAGACAACCGTCATCCTGCCCGACAGCGTCTTCCGGCCCCCTGAGGGCAGGC ACCCCTCCGCCGGGCACGGGCAGCCACCACAGGGCAcaggtgggcaggaggaggaggaggaggatgaagaggctgcagaggaggaccaggaggatgaggatgaggaagaggaggtgacCCTGGTGACCCGGCGCAAGCGCCATCCAGCACTGGGCGAGGGCCAGGCCATCGCCAGCGTCATCATCTATCGCACCCTGGCTGGGCTCCTGCCCGAGCAGTACGACACCGACAAGCGCAGCCTCAG AGTGCCCAAGCGTCCCATCATCAACACGCCGGTGGTGAGCATCAGTGTGCACGCGGGGGGAGCGCGGGCACCGCGGGCACTGGCGAAGCCCATCACCCTCCAGTTCCGGCTGCTGGAGACCCAGGAGCGCTCCAAGCCCATCTGCGTCTTCTGGAACCACTCCCTGCACTCCCTGCt ggcgggcggcgcgggcggctGGTCAGCGCGGGGCTGCGAAGTCGTCTTCCGCAACCGGAGCCACGTCAGCTGCCAGTGCCACCACCTGACCAGCTTTGCCGTCCTCATGGACATCTCCCGCCGCGAG AACGGGGAGATCCTGCCGCTGGCGGCGCTGACCTACGCCTCACTGGGGgtggggctggcggggctgctgctggccgtGCTGgcgctgggggggctgcgggggctgcgCTCCAACCGCCACAGCATCCGCCGCCACGGCGCCACCGCCCTCCTCCTCGCCCAGCTCGTCTTCCTGCTCGGCATCAACCAGGCCGACCTCCCG CTGGCGTGCACGGTGGTGGCCATCCTGCTGCAGTTCCTCTACATGAGCGCGGTGGGCTGGGCGCTACTGGAGGGGCTGCACCTCTACCGGCGCCGCAGCGAGCCCCGCCACGTTGACCGCGGGCCCATGCGCTTCTACCACgtcctgggctgggggctgcctgccttCATCACCG ggctggcagtggggctggaCCCCGAGGGCTACGGCAACCCCGACTTCTGCTGGCTCTCCATCCACGACAGCCTGGTCTGGAGCCTGGCGGGGCCCATCGCCTGTGCCGTGGCC GTCAGCATCTGCTTCCTCGTGCTGGCCGCCAGGGCCACCTGCGCCACCCCGCAGGGCTTCGAGAAGAAGGGCACGGC CTCCGGGCTGCAGACAGCGGTGGTGGTGCTGGCGCTGCCCAGCCTGGCCTGGCTCCTGGCCCTGCTCTCCGTCAACAGCGACGCTCTCCTCTTCCACTACCTCTTCGCCGTCTCCAACTGCCTCCAG GGGcccctcatcttcctcttctgcgTGGTGCTGAGCAAGGAGGTGCGGAGGAGCCTGCGGCTCAGCTGTACCCGCAGACGCGGCCCCGACCCTGCGCTGGCCACCAAATCCACCCTGACCCCC GCCTATGGCTGTGACAGCACCTACGTGGCGGGGCGGCTGTACCCGGCACCCACCAGCGGCTCCACCGGCTCCCTGCACAGCACTGCGCGCTCCGGCAAGAGCCACCACAGCTACATCCCCTTCGTGCGGCG GGAGGACTCGGGGCTGGCGGGCAGCCCGGGGCCGCGGGCACTGGCTGAGCCCGGGGGGCTCTACCTCGACGCCCAGGACCAGCCCGAGG AGCACGACACGGACTCGGACAGCGACCTGTCGCTGGAGGACGACCAGAGCGGCTCCTACGGCTCCACACACTCCTCCGAGAGCGAGGACGAGGCCCCCCCTGCCAGCTGGGACACCCTGCCTGGGCccgccctgccctcccctg GCATCCTGAAGAAGAAGTGCCTGCCCCCCATCAGCGAGCGGGGCAGCACCCAACGCCTCgggccccccccgccaccccctgCGGGCACTGCTGCCTCCTCGGGCAGCGagggcagcagggtggggggcaccgctgccccccgcccccgccagaccctgcaggagcagctcagTGGCGTCACCCCCATCGCCATGAGCATCAAGGCGGGCACCGTGGACGAGGACTCCTCCGGCTCCGA atttctgttttttaattttctccattaA